The following are encoded in a window of Bacillus sp. SORGH_AS_0510 genomic DNA:
- the ccmA gene encoding heme ABC exporter ATP-binding protein CcmA yields MIEIKNLTKQADNKLILRGIDLSIKKGETVAILGPNGAGKSTLLKVLATLIKPTSGLVKINSLDLKKDHIEIKKVLGYLPHSSLLYDHYSPLENLVFFGNVYGVKNVEEQAMKLVKEVGLSFFLNEPVKNFSRGMIQRIAIARAIIHDPEVLLLDEPHTGLDQGAITILNNVILSMRERGATTLMVTHDFKQAAEICDRIIILKNGKIVDDFKMEKHNLGYVSEIYELQVEGVS; encoded by the coding sequence TTGATTGAAATAAAAAACCTAACAAAGCAAGCTGATAATAAACTGATCTTACGTGGTATAGACCTCTCGATAAAAAAAGGAGAAACGGTTGCCATACTTGGTCCGAATGGTGCCGGGAAAAGTACCCTATTAAAGGTACTGGCAACCTTAATAAAACCCACATCAGGGCTGGTAAAAATAAATAGTTTGGATTTGAAAAAAGACCATATTGAGATAAAAAAAGTCTTAGGGTACTTACCCCATTCCAGTTTGCTGTATGATCATTATTCTCCGTTAGAAAATCTTGTTTTCTTTGGAAATGTATACGGAGTAAAAAATGTGGAGGAGCAAGCCATGAAGCTTGTTAAAGAAGTTGGATTATCCTTCTTTTTGAACGAGCCAGTGAAGAACTTCTCCCGCGGTATGATACAAAGGATTGCAATCGCACGTGCAATTATTCATGACCCAGAGGTTCTTCTGCTTGATGAACCACATACGGGCTTGGATCAGGGGGCTATTACCATTCTAAATAATGTGATCCTCTCTATGAGGGAGAGAGGTGCGACCACTTTAATGGTGACTCATGATTTTAAACAAGCGGCGGAAATTTGCGACCGAATTATTATCTTGAAAAATGGAAAAATCGTTGATGATTTTAAAATGGAGAAACATAATCTGGGATATGTTTCTGAAATATATGAGCTTCAAGTGGAGGGAGTTTCATGA
- a CDS encoding heme exporter protein CcmB — protein sequence MNLFRTALLLAKKDLYSELKTKQILVTQIIFAGLVIVVLSFAFDPANNTTKAVIPGVIWVIIVFAGILGLNRSFITEQRNDTIQGLLVAPMEAASIYLGKFFANFTMILVVELVSIPFLFLLFDFHFLGSIPYFIVVVFLGSFGFIAIGTFLAALAANSKSSEMLLPLLLFPITTPILIGVVQATRIILTNMEKFSSALAWIQLVTAYDVIFFVICLLLIDYVLEV from the coding sequence ATGAACCTATTTCGAACTGCCCTCTTACTAGCAAAAAAAGATTTATACTCCGAATTAAAAACAAAACAAATCCTAGTAACCCAGATTATATTTGCGGGACTAGTAATTGTTGTTCTCAGTTTTGCATTTGACCCGGCAAATAACACAACAAAGGCTGTCATTCCAGGGGTAATATGGGTCATTATTGTTTTTGCAGGCATTCTAGGACTAAACCGCTCGTTTATTACGGAACAGCGAAATGACACCATTCAGGGTTTATTGGTTGCACCAATGGAGGCAGCAAGTATTTATTTAGGAAAGTTTTTTGCTAATTTCACGATGATTCTAGTAGTAGAACTGGTTTCCATTCCGTTTTTATTTTTATTATTTGACTTTCATTTTCTTGGTAGTATTCCCTATTTTATTGTAGTCGTTTTCTTAGGAAGCTTTGGATTTATTGCGATTGGAACATTTCTGGCGGCACTGGCTGCCAATTCAAAAAGCAGTGAAATGCTCCTTCCCCTGCTTCTATTTCCGATTACTACACCTATATTAATTGGTGTTGTGCAGGCAACAAGAATTATCTTGACAAATATGGAGAAGTTTTCAAGTGCGTTAGCGTGGATCCAATTGGTTACTGCTTATGATGTAATTTTCTTTGTTATTTGTCTTTTACTAATCGATTATGTTCTGGAGGTTTAA
- a CDS encoding cytochrome c biogenesis protein: protein MSMNLEREKVALAGAKLTEPKKLNISSILFAGTVISMFVSLYFIFIFAAEETTMHAAQKIFYFHVSSAWLAFMAFFVTFVFSILFLIKRKRIFDTYAYVSAEIGIVFTIIVLTTGPIWARSAWNTWWVWEPRLITTLILFFIYIAYIMIRQMDGVWDKKARLAAVFGIIGFADVPIVFFAIRWWQTKFHPIVFGEGPSQKGGGIEDSMLVALLVTITAFTIFYAYLLHKGVSFENMKIKIERYKEKLREQIEN, encoded by the coding sequence ATGAGTATGAATCTCGAACGAGAAAAAGTGGCACTTGCGGGGGCCAAGTTGACTGAACCGAAGAAACTAAATATCTCTAGTATTTTGTTTGCAGGCACAGTGATCTCCATGTTCGTTTCCCTATATTTTATCTTTATTTTTGCTGCGGAAGAAACAACAATGCATGCAGCACAGAAAATCTTCTATTTTCATGTAAGCTCAGCGTGGTTAGCCTTCATGGCGTTTTTTGTAACTTTTGTATTTAGCATTTTGTTTTTAATTAAGCGAAAGAGAATTTTTGATACCTATGCATATGTTTCAGCAGAAATCGGTATAGTTTTTACCATCATTGTTCTAACGACCGGTCCTATTTGGGCAAGATCAGCATGGAACACTTGGTGGGTATGGGAACCGCGGTTAATTACGACGTTGATTTTATTTTTCATTTATATTGCCTATATTATGATTCGTCAAATGGATGGAGTATGGGATAAGAAAGCTAGGCTTGCCGCTGTTTTTGGAATTATTGGTTTTGCTGATGTTCCGATTGTGTTCTTTGCGATTCGCTGGTGGCAAACAAAATTCCATCCAATAGTTTTTGGAGAAGGTCCGTCTCAAAAAGGAGGTGGCATTGAAGATAGTATGCTTGTCGCTTTACTAGTAACAATTACGGCTTTTACTATTTTCTATGCCTATCTTCTTCATAAAGGAGTTTCATTTGAAAATATGAAAATCAAAATAGAGCGTTACAAAGAAAAATTAAGAGAACAAATAGAAAACTAG
- a CDS encoding CcmD family protein has protein sequence MNYEYMLGAYSVAWVVIFAYMAIVGKRHTKLKKEIEFLKQLEK, from the coding sequence ATGAACTATGAATATATGTTAGGTGCTTATTCTGTTGCGTGGGTTGTTATTTTTGCCTATATGGCAATTGTAGGTAAAAGACATACTAAGCTAAAGAAGGAAATTGAGTTTTTAAAACAACTGGAAAAATAA
- a CDS encoding TlpA disulfide reductase family protein gives MNKRVIKLLVMILIIGMFAFFAYSLVTKGKHTDVGDKAYNFELPNLNGSNTKLSDYKGEIVILNYFASWCAPCKDEFPELEAFQRDYGDQFNLLMINRGETKDKINKVTENNKAGMNYLFDYNAKVSKLYNVTGQPETFVIDKQGVIREHFNGPVTEMQLYNWAKKYNK, from the coding sequence ATGAACAAACGAGTCATTAAATTGCTCGTAATGATTCTAATTATTGGTATGTTTGCTTTCTTTGCTTATAGCCTGGTAACTAAAGGAAAACATACGGATGTTGGCGATAAAGCTTATAATTTTGAACTCCCAAACCTAAATGGAAGTAACACTAAGCTCTCAGATTATAAAGGGGAAATAGTCATCCTAAATTATTTTGCAAGTTGGTGTGCTCCATGTAAAGACGAATTTCCGGAGTTAGAGGCTTTCCAAAGGGATTATGGAGATCAATTTAATCTGTTGATGATTAATCGTGGAGAGACAAAAGATAAGATTAATAAGGTAACAGAAAACAATAAGGCTGGTATGAATTATTTGTTTGATTATAACGCTAAAGTGTCAAAATTGTATAATGTGACCGGGCAACCTGAAACGTTTGTCATTGATAAACAGGGAGTCATAAGAGAGCACTTTAATGGACCAGTGACAGAAATGCAACTGTATAATTGGGCGAAGAAATATAATAAATAA
- a CDS encoding SIMPL domain-containing protein: MYNYHLENRSKTQHKGQLIKVNGEGELAVQPDLASINLGIISEGKELLPTQQQNAIQSTEVIQSLVKLGIPQTQIQTFDYRMEPEYDYEQGKQLFRGYKVTHILQVKIEDLTMIGKVVDTAVQNGGNYVSNIQFTVKNKEPYYQRALVLAVNNAISKAKTIADSINVNLIPTPSLLIEGSSSPNQPFSYQPETLVKAMSTTQLEPGQIKIKANISAEFQYLRR, from the coding sequence ATGTACAATTACCATCTGGAAAACCGCAGTAAGACACAACATAAAGGACAGTTAATAAAAGTTAATGGAGAGGGAGAATTGGCTGTGCAACCAGATTTAGCTTCAATTAACTTAGGGATTATTTCGGAAGGAAAGGAACTATTACCCACACAACAGCAAAATGCGATTCAAAGTACAGAAGTCATTCAATCTCTAGTGAAACTTGGAATTCCACAGACCCAGATACAAACATTCGATTACAGAATGGAACCAGAATACGACTATGAGCAAGGTAAACAATTATTTAGAGGCTATAAAGTAACTCATATTTTACAAGTGAAAATAGAGGATTTAACAATGATAGGAAAAGTAGTAGATACTGCAGTACAGAACGGGGGCAATTATGTTTCAAATATTCAGTTTACCGTAAAGAATAAGGAGCCTTATTATCAAAGGGCCTTAGTCCTAGCAGTAAATAATGCGATTAGTAAGGCAAAAACAATCGCCGACTCCATTAATGTGAATCTTATACCAACCCCAAGTTTACTTATAGAAGGCAGCAGTAGTCCCAACCAGCCCTTTTCTTATCAGCCAGAAACACTGGTTAAAGCTATGAGTACTACTCAATTGGAACCAGGACAAATAAAAATTAAAGCGAATATTTCTGCAGAATTCCAATATCTAAGAAGATAA
- the spoIIIAA gene encoding stage III sporulation protein AA — METILHFLPKNIADLISQIPPNQKDELEEIRIRINRPMEITLKGAPRFLSYIIQPEDAFHLMNKISHFSIYTLEEELKRGYITVSGGHRIGLAGKVILEEGKVKAIRDIASFNIRIAREKVGIAESIVPFLFQGSWMHSMIIGPPQTGKTTMLRDLARIISSGDQLNHIAASKVGIVDERSEIAGCVNGVPQLTFGHRLDVLDACPKAEGMMMMIRSMSPDVLIVDEIGRKEDAEAIQEAIHAGIKLIMTTHGTSLEEIRKRPSLRDIIDQGIFQRFIVLSRASGPGTITHILDSNGKELTQKVRVT; from the coding sequence ATGGAAACAATCCTACATTTTTTACCTAAAAATATAGCAGATTTAATCAGCCAAATCCCTCCTAATCAAAAAGATGAACTAGAAGAAATACGCATTCGAATAAACCGACCCATGGAAATAACATTAAAGGGAGCACCCAGGTTTCTTTCTTATATTATTCAACCTGAAGATGCCTTTCACCTAATGAATAAGATAAGTCATTTTTCTATTTATACGCTTGAAGAAGAACTTAAACGCGGTTATATAACCGTTTCAGGAGGACACCGCATAGGGCTAGCTGGGAAAGTTATTCTTGAGGAAGGAAAGGTAAAAGCAATTAGGGATATCGCTTCTTTTAACATAAGGATTGCAAGAGAAAAGGTGGGGATTGCTGAATCAATTGTTCCCTTTCTGTTTCAAGGCAGTTGGATGCATTCCATGATTATCGGCCCGCCTCAAACAGGGAAAACCACCATGTTACGGGATTTAGCAAGAATTATATCCTCAGGGGATCAATTAAACCATATAGCAGCTTCTAAGGTTGGAATTGTTGATGAACGCAGCGAAATAGCTGGTTGTGTAAATGGGGTGCCACAATTAACTTTTGGTCATCGTTTGGATGTCCTAGATGCCTGTCCAAAGGCAGAAGGAATGATGATGATGATTCGGTCGATGAGCCCAGATGTCTTAATTGTCGATGAAATAGGTCGTAAAGAGGATGCTGAAGCCATTCAAGAAGCTATACATGCAGGGATTAAATTGATCATGACCACGCACGGGACTAGCTTAGAAGAAATCCGAAAACGTCCATCATTAAGAGACATTATTGATCAAGGAATATTTCAACGCTTTATCGTTTTAAGCAGAGCATCAGGACCTGGTACTATTACCCATATTTTAGATTCCAATGGTAAAGAATTGACCCAAAAAGTGAGGGTGACATAA
- the spoIIIAB gene encoding stage III sporulation protein SpoIIIAB produces MIKLLGAIIIIVATTWTGFEAARHFSERPKQLRALRSALQSLEAEIMYGHTPLHEASRRLAEQLSNPLASFFESFARKLTDTETTVKEAWETCLKEVWKATALKQGEFEIMKQFGETLGRHDRFSQQKHIMLTLSHLEREEVDAIDRQAKYEKMVKSLGFLSGLLLIILLF; encoded by the coding sequence ATGATTAAGCTATTGGGAGCTATTATCATTATTGTTGCTACAACTTGGACAGGATTTGAAGCTGCAAGGCATTTTAGCGAACGCCCGAAACAGCTTAGAGCATTGAGGTCAGCCCTCCAGTCACTCGAAGCAGAAATAATGTATGGTCACACACCATTGCATGAAGCATCTAGACGATTAGCTGAACAATTATCCAATCCACTTGCCTCCTTTTTTGAATCATTTGCAAGGAAACTAACAGACACCGAAACAACTGTTAAAGAGGCTTGGGAAACATGTTTAAAAGAGGTTTGGAAGGCCACAGCCTTAAAACAGGGAGAATTTGAAATTATGAAGCAGTTTGGGGAAACCCTTGGTCGTCATGATCGCTTTTCCCAACAAAAACATATTATGCTAACTCTTTCTCATTTGGAAAGAGAGGAAGTGGATGCCATCGACCGGCAAGCAAAATATGAAAAAATGGTAAAGAGTCTAGGATTTTTGTCGGGATTACTGCTAATTATTTTATTATTTTAG
- the spoIIIAC gene encoding stage III sporulation protein AC, with product MGLEVDIIFKIAGVGIVVAFLHTVLDQVGKKEYAQWVTLFGFIYILFQVASIVDDLFQKIKSVFLFQ from the coding sequence ATGGGTTTAGAAGTGGATATTATTTTTAAAATAGCAGGAGTAGGAATCGTGGTTGCGTTCTTGCACACCGTTCTAGATCAGGTGGGTAAAAAAGAGTATGCACAATGGGTTACCTTGTTTGGTTTTATATACATTTTATTCCAAGTTGCATCCATCGTAGATGATCTGTTCCAGAAAATCAAATCGGTTTTCTTATTTCAATAG